Proteins co-encoded in one Neodiprion lecontei isolate iyNeoLeco1 chromosome 3, iyNeoLeco1.1, whole genome shotgun sequence genomic window:
- the LOC107226932 gene encoding MOB kinase activator-like 3 isoform X1, translating into MAALSGFVEFFQKGKVTRRLETFRPKKKFAYGTLRYSLHKQAQASLNSGINLRSVVKLPPGEDLNDWIAVHVVDFFNRINLIYGTISEYCDSASCPTMSGGARFEYLWADGDKYKKPTVLPAPQYVSLLMEWIEAQINCETIFPVSTDIPFPKTFVPLCRKILTRLFRVFVHVYIHHFDRIVAIGAEAHVNTCYKHFYYFVTEFELVNTKELEPLAEMTSKVCKDPLSSPTHAGTPASNTNAR; encoded by the exons ATGGCTGCATTAAGTGGcttcgttgaatttttccagaaagGAAAGGTAACGCGGCGTTTAGAG ACCTTCAGGCctaaaaagaaatttgcatATGGTACGCTGAGGTACTCACTACACAAACAAGCGCAAGCTTCTCTCAATTCGGGAATCAACTTGAGATCGGTGGTCAAATTGCCACCGGGCGAAGATCTGAACGATTGGATAGCGGTACACG TGGTAGACTTTTTTAACAGAATCAATCTCATCTATGGGACGATATCAGAGTATTGCGACTCCGCTTCTTGCCCTACGATGAGTGGGGGTGCGAGGTTTGAATACCTATGGGCTGACGGTGATAAATATAAGAAGCCAACAGTTTTGCCTGCTCCTCAATACGTTAGTCTGCTCATGGAATGGATAGAGGCTCAGATAAACTGCGAGACAATATTTCCTGTGTCTACAG aTATTCCTTTCCCTAAAACGTTTGTACCTCTCTGCCGAAAGATACTGACTCGTTTATTCAGAGTTTTCGTCCATGTTTACATTCATCATTTTGACAGAATCGTTGCGATAGGAGCC gAAGCTCATGTGAACACATGCTACAAGCATTTCTACTATTTTGTGACAGAGTTTGAGCTGGTGAATACGAAAGAATTGGAACCACTAGCGGAGATGACGTCCAAGGTTTGTAAAGATCCGTTGTCATCGCCAACGCACGCTGGTACTCCTGCTAGCAACACTAATGCTAGGTAG
- the LOC107226932 gene encoding MOB kinase activator-like 3 isoform X2, producing the protein MAALSGFVEFFQKGKTFRPKKKFAYGTLRYSLHKQAQASLNSGINLRSVVKLPPGEDLNDWIAVHVVDFFNRINLIYGTISEYCDSASCPTMSGGARFEYLWADGDKYKKPTVLPAPQYVSLLMEWIEAQINCETIFPVSTDIPFPKTFVPLCRKILTRLFRVFVHVYIHHFDRIVAIGAEAHVNTCYKHFYYFVTEFELVNTKELEPLAEMTSKVCKDPLSSPTHAGTPASNTNAR; encoded by the exons ATGGCTGCATTAAGTGGcttcgttgaatttttccagaaagGAAAG ACCTTCAGGCctaaaaagaaatttgcatATGGTACGCTGAGGTACTCACTACACAAACAAGCGCAAGCTTCTCTCAATTCGGGAATCAACTTGAGATCGGTGGTCAAATTGCCACCGGGCGAAGATCTGAACGATTGGATAGCGGTACACG TGGTAGACTTTTTTAACAGAATCAATCTCATCTATGGGACGATATCAGAGTATTGCGACTCCGCTTCTTGCCCTACGATGAGTGGGGGTGCGAGGTTTGAATACCTATGGGCTGACGGTGATAAATATAAGAAGCCAACAGTTTTGCCTGCTCCTCAATACGTTAGTCTGCTCATGGAATGGATAGAGGCTCAGATAAACTGCGAGACAATATTTCCTGTGTCTACAG aTATTCCTTTCCCTAAAACGTTTGTACCTCTCTGCCGAAAGATACTGACTCGTTTATTCAGAGTTTTCGTCCATGTTTACATTCATCATTTTGACAGAATCGTTGCGATAGGAGCC gAAGCTCATGTGAACACATGCTACAAGCATTTCTACTATTTTGTGACAGAGTTTGAGCTGGTGAATACGAAAGAATTGGAACCACTAGCGGAGATGACGTCCAAGGTTTGTAAAGATCCGTTGTCATCGCCAACGCACGCTGGTACTCCTGCTAGCAACACTAATGCTAGGTAG
- the LOC107226921 gene encoding gamma-butyrobetaine dioxygenase-like: protein MPQQSLIIKHYYKATLVNNVTNCRLILTTSYVTRCEGVSLTLRRKHSLGNQQIPVSKQKRVALGNPEINSLTLSQKRDILALDTDNNTLKFPTIWLRDNCQCPACFQRHSQSRTIDWGKFDFGVKPLSAKLVESELTIEWSDNHRSNFTLDWLIERSFTEEKRKLFRNKIYRFERTTWGADEFGKYLKKFDYKSVLNEDSTLLNWLESLTKYGVAIVTNVPAKNNSNKILTERVAFTRRTHYGEEFTVIAKDGTTNVAYLSSTLPLHTDLPYYHYAPGANLLHCLVQSQGKGGESQLADGFHVGNYLKLHEPESYKILTKTLVDWSDVGHENGDHFHSLHQAPVLCEDEFGDLVRVNFSQPQRDSHFNAPLEQVILWYEAVGLFTKLLYSPENNVTFKLAEGDILTFDNLRLVHGRSAYADTTGRERLLIGCYLDWDEIYSRIRVLRKQLKRSKEMNIGQ, encoded by the exons ATGCCTCAGCAGTCCCTGATTATAAAGCACTATTATAAGGCTACATTG GTTAATAATGTCACAAATTGCAG acTAATATTGACGACTAGTTACGTCACGCGCTGCGAAGGCGTATCTTTGACGTTGCGTCGAAAGCATTCCCTAGGAAATCAGCAAATACCggtttcaaaacaaaaacgagTTGCTCTGGGCAATCCTGAG ATAAATTCTTTGACTCTATCGCAGAAGCGAGATATTCTTGCTTTGGACACTGACAATAACACTTTAAAATTTCCAACGATATGGCTGAGAGATAATTGCCAGTGTCCAGCCTGTTTCCAGAGACATTCGCAATCACGGACGATAGACTGGGGGAAATTCGATTTTGGAGTTAAGCCGTTAAGCGCTAAATTGGTGGAATCTGAACTGACTATTGAATGGTCCGACAATCACAGAAGCAATTTCACTCTCGATTGGCTGATAGAAAGATCATTCACCGAAGAGAAGCGGAAATtatttagaaataaaatttatagatttgAAAGAACCACTTGGGGAGCAGATGAGTTCGGAAAATATCTTAAGAAATTCGATTACAAATCTGTTTTGAATGA AGATTCTACCTTACTCAACTGGCTCGAATCTTTGACAAAATACGGTGTTGCTATCGTTACCAACGTTCCAGCCaaaaataacagtaataaaatACTGACAGAACGTGTTGCCTTTACTAGAAGAACTCATTACGg TGAAGAATTTACTGTAATAGCAAAAGATGGCACTACTAATGTTGCGTACTTGTCATCAACCCTTCCATTACACACAGATTTGCCTTACTATCACTATGCCCCTGGG GCAAATTTGTTGCATTGTCTTGTGCAGTCCCAAGGCAAAGGTGGGGAGTCGCAGTTGGCCGACGGGTTCCATGtcggaaattatttaaaattacatGAACCCGAATCTTATAAAATATTGACAAAAACTTTGGTCGATTGGagcgatgtaggacatgagaATGGAGACCATTTTCACAGCTTGCATCAAGCCCCGGTCCTCTG CGAAGATGAGTTCGGTGATCTTGTAAGAGTGAATTTTAGCCAGCCGCAAAGAGACAGTCATTTTAACGCTCCTCTAGAGCAGGTTATTCTGTGGTACGAGGCAGTTGGATTATTCACCAAGCTCTTGTACAGCCCAGAGAATAACGTGACGTTTAAACTTGCCGAAG gTGACATTTTGACTTTTGACAACCTCAGACTCGTACATGGGAGAAGCGCATATGCTGATACTACTGGCAGAGAAAGACTGTTGATCGGATGCTATCTAGATTGGgacgaaatttattctcgGATTAGAGTTCTCAGAAAGCAATTGAAGagaagtaaagaaatgaaTATTGGTCAATAA
- the LOC107226931 gene encoding lethal(2)neighbour of tid protein translates to MAPRRDNSGNLNWVKKYRRIANNWVQSNLTWSEISSLLTDPNRLPLVGLLLVILEVFVNILVVQNVRYTEIDWKAYMQEVEGFLNGTLDYSKLRGDTGPLVYPAGFVYLYSMLYYATSHGTNIKLAQYVFAVLYIVLLVLVFRIYAKTKKVPPYVLVLICTTSYRIHSIFILRLFNDPVAMVLLFASINLFLENRWHLGSLFYSLAVSVKMNILLFAPALLVSYLAILGFRRTVVQLAICAAVQVVLGLPFLYGNPIAYVKGAFNLGRVFEFKWTVNWRFLPEEVFLNPYFHVGLLVLHLAALAWFLPSWITYLKSYAKLRHVEKDLKGQLRRNEKVDMSTSSQLFILPLFTANFIGIVFSRSLHYQFYVWYFHTLPYIVWCTSYQTVTKIVILGVIELCWNTYPSTIFSSAALYICHIALLFSLANNKAKGTKAR, encoded by the coding sequence ATGGCGCCGCGAAGGGATAACAGCGGTAACCTAAActgggtgaaaaaatatcgaagaatTGCAAACAACTGGGTGCAGTCGAATTTGACATGGAGCGAAATCAGCTCTTTACTGACCGATCCGAATCGCCTGCCGCTGGTCGgcctcctcctcgtcatcCTCGAAGTCTTCGTGAACATACTCGTCGTCCAGAACGTCCGGTACACGGAGATCGACTGGAAGGCCTACATGCAGGAGGTTGAGGGCTTCCTCAACGGGACCTTGGACTACTCCAAGCTGCGGGGTGACACCGGGCCCCTCGTCTACCCTGCAGGGTTTGTCTACCTTTACTCGATGCTGTACTACGCCACATCGCACGGGACCAACATCAAGTTGGCGCAGTATGTTTTCGCTGTGCTGTACATCGTCCTGCTGGTCCTGGTCTTCAGGATATACGCAAAGACCAAGAAAGTTCCGCCGTATGTGCTCGTCCTCATCTGCACCACATCTTACAGGATACATTCTATCTTCATACTAAGACTGTTCAACGATCCTGTCGCCATGGTTCTCCTCTTCGCGagtatcaatttatttttagaaaaccGCTGGCATCTGGGAAGTCTGTTTTATAGTCTCGCTGTTTCTGTGAAAATGAATATACTCCTTTTTGCGCCCGCATTGCTCGTCTCTTATCTCGCCATTTTGGGATTTCGGAGAACTGTTGTTCAGCTCGCTATTTGTGCCGCGGTGCAAGTTGTTTTGGGTCTGCCGTTTCTGTACGGTAATCCCATCGCTTATGTGAAAGGGGCTTTCAACTTGGGCAGAGTATTCGAATTTAAGTGGACTGTGAATTGGAGATTTTTGCCCGAGGAAGTGTTCCTCAATCCTTACTTTCACGTCGGGCTTCTCGTTCTGCACTTGGCTGCGCTGGCATGGTTTCTACCCAGCTGGATAACTTACTTGAAGTCTTATGCCAAGTTGAGGCATGTTGAGAAAGACTTGAAAGGTCAATTGCGCAGGAACGAGAAAGTCGACATGTCAACTTCCTCTCAGCTTTTTATTCTTCCATTGTTCACTGCCAACTTCATTGGCATCGTTTTCAGCCGATCATTGCACTATCAATTTTATGTTTGGTACTTTCATACCCTTCCCTATATCGTTTGGTGCACCAGTTACCAAACTGTGACTAAGATCGTTATTTTAGGGGTGATTGAACTCTGTTGGAACACTTACCCAAGCACGATATTCAGCAGTGCAGCTTTATACATTTGCCACATTGCTCTTTTATTTTCCCTGGCTAATAATAAAGCTAAGGGTACCAAAGCTCGGTAG
- the LOC107226933 gene encoding mesencephalic astrocyte-derived neurotrophic factor homolog isoform X2, which produces MVDVDISVICCADLVLRNPSIRAEANRCKFRRLFSGRVATGQSRIASSRISRVSIVKRVFLHDSRRSSDGAPVIHRRRSKMNSALGFVLLVFIAVIGTVSPAKKDSCEVCIATVKKFADTLDEATKSDTKKIEDAFKKFCKDTKSKENRFCYYLGGLEESATGILGELSKPLSWSMPAEKICEKLMKKDAQICDLRFEKQIDLNTVDLKKLKVRDLKKILNDWEETCEGCIEKTDFIQRIEELKPRYSSSQKTEL; this is translated from the exons ATGGTTGACGTCGATATTAGCGTTATCTGTTGCGCAGACCTGGTACTTCGCAATCCCTCTATCCGCGCGGAAGCCAATCGGTGCAAGTTTCGTCGCCTCTTTTCAGGCCGCGTCGCGACCGGCCAATCGAGAATCGCCAGCTCGCGTATATCTAGAGTTTCGATAGTCAAACGCGTGTTTTTGCATGACAGTCGACGGAGTTCCGACGGCG ccCCAGTCATTCACAGAAGAAGATCAAAAATGAATTCTGCATTGGGATTTGTTCTCCTGGTGTTCATCGCTGTTATCGGAACGGTTTCACCGGCTAAAAAAGACAGCTGCGAAG TTTGCATAGCAACGGTGAAGAAGTTTGCTGATACTTTGGACGAGGCCACTAAATCAGACACAAAAAAGATTGAAGATGCATTCAAGAAATTCTGCAAAGACACAAAGTCAAAGGAAAACAGATTT TGCTACTATTTGGGCGGTCTTGAGGAATCCGCGACTGGAATTCTTGGCGAATTGAGTAAACCACTGTCCTGGTCAATGCcagctgaaaaaatttgcgagaaaTTGATGAAGAAGGATGCACAGATCTGTGATCTGCGTTTTG AAAAGCAAATAGACTTAAACACTGTAGATCTGAAGAAACTGAAGGTGCgtgatttgaagaaaattcttaACGACTGGGAAGAAACATGCGAGGGCTGCATTGAAAAGACGGACTTCATTCAGCGAATCGAAGAGTTGAAGCCACGGTACTCGAGTAGTCAGAAGACTGAACTTTAA
- the LOC107226933 gene encoding mesencephalic astrocyte-derived neurotrophic factor homolog isoform X1: MVDVDISVICCADLVLRNPSIRAEANRCKFRRLFSGRVATGQSRIASSRISRVSIVKRVFLHDSRRSSDGGRWKFFWNIFYAPVIHRRRSKMNSALGFVLLVFIAVIGTVSPAKKDSCEVCIATVKKFADTLDEATKSDTKKIEDAFKKFCKDTKSKENRFCYYLGGLEESATGILGELSKPLSWSMPAEKICEKLMKKDAQICDLRFEKQIDLNTVDLKKLKVRDLKKILNDWEETCEGCIEKTDFIQRIEELKPRYSSSQKTEL; the protein is encoded by the exons ATGGTTGACGTCGATATTAGCGTTATCTGTTGCGCAGACCTGGTACTTCGCAATCCCTCTATCCGCGCGGAAGCCAATCGGTGCAAGTTTCGTCGCCTCTTTTCAGGCCGCGTCGCGACCGGCCAATCGAGAATCGCCAGCTCGCGTATATCTAGAGTTTCGATAGTCAAACGCGTGTTTTTGCATGACAGTCGACGGAGTTCCGACGGCGGTAGGTGGAAATTTTTCTGGAATATTTTCTACG ccCCAGTCATTCACAGAAGAAGATCAAAAATGAATTCTGCATTGGGATTTGTTCTCCTGGTGTTCATCGCTGTTATCGGAACGGTTTCACCGGCTAAAAAAGACAGCTGCGAAG TTTGCATAGCAACGGTGAAGAAGTTTGCTGATACTTTGGACGAGGCCACTAAATCAGACACAAAAAAGATTGAAGATGCATTCAAGAAATTCTGCAAAGACACAAAGTCAAAGGAAAACAGATTT TGCTACTATTTGGGCGGTCTTGAGGAATCCGCGACTGGAATTCTTGGCGAATTGAGTAAACCACTGTCCTGGTCAATGCcagctgaaaaaatttgcgagaaaTTGATGAAGAAGGATGCACAGATCTGTGATCTGCGTTTTG AAAAGCAAATAGACTTAAACACTGTAGATCTGAAGAAACTGAAGGTGCgtgatttgaagaaaattcttaACGACTGGGAAGAAACATGCGAGGGCTGCATTGAAAAGACGGACTTCATTCAGCGAATCGAAGAGTTGAAGCCACGGTACTCGAGTAGTCAGAAGACTGAACTTTAA
- the LOC107226933 gene encoding mesencephalic astrocyte-derived neurotrophic factor homolog isoform X3, translating into MNSALGFVLLVFIAVIGTVSPAKKDSCEVCIATVKKFADTLDEATKSDTKKIEDAFKKFCKDTKSKENRFCYYLGGLEESATGILGELSKPLSWSMPAEKICEKLMKKDAQICDLRFEKQIDLNTVDLKKLKVRDLKKILNDWEETCEGCIEKTDFIQRIEELKPRYSSSQKTEL; encoded by the exons ATGAATTCTGCATTGGGATTTGTTCTCCTGGTGTTCATCGCTGTTATCGGAACGGTTTCACCGGCTAAAAAAGACAGCTGCGAAG TTTGCATAGCAACGGTGAAGAAGTTTGCTGATACTTTGGACGAGGCCACTAAATCAGACACAAAAAAGATTGAAGATGCATTCAAGAAATTCTGCAAAGACACAAAGTCAAAGGAAAACAGATTT TGCTACTATTTGGGCGGTCTTGAGGAATCCGCGACTGGAATTCTTGGCGAATTGAGTAAACCACTGTCCTGGTCAATGCcagctgaaaaaatttgcgagaaaTTGATGAAGAAGGATGCACAGATCTGTGATCTGCGTTTTG AAAAGCAAATAGACTTAAACACTGTAGATCTGAAGAAACTGAAGGTGCgtgatttgaagaaaattcttaACGACTGGGAAGAAACATGCGAGGGCTGCATTGAAAAGACGGACTTCATTCAGCGAATCGAAGAGTTGAAGCCACGGTACTCGAGTAGTCAGAAGACTGAACTTTAA
- the LOC124293727 gene encoding glutamate receptor 2-like, translating to MYRRNRSTDYTLFSLILLVFIIGNKFATVDSFNGVIWSDDKNDFVRIFDVPSFAKLHNEIIAKIRSTEAYNFNGTTLKLTAFPIKNLITFRNNNTVASGLHGDVWELIADTLNFKIRYTLISQREYGTQSKNGSWDGLIGYIYRNETDIIPRTVVFPSRTTALQFTLPMWMTGCESIKNNLANWSFSSYRLYIRTQLQHHNTWMIELFRPSLWMSTIALFFVLVFASFLQQTLTSGKIKGTKKADHTASCTLRDNFFYVFSMYCNQGWLPSLFERRAKILLLSTRLFSWLLIIAFSSKLISHVTQREFQTPFEDLESLYRDTNYKVAVKRNSFVYSVFVRSKIPIYKKIMNSNRLSPGIDLESYEKVCTGKYTYFEAQDEMEAKNSKLCDMTYVGKNYYNGWVAGGLVRGFKHTKAINTGVLRLLENGAIQRLKSIWLAPSSKLESNSSVSESIALHHLSLIFAMLLGATILSFVILLIEIAIYRYFNRRQIIIAGKRPPI from the exons ATGTATCGCCGCAATCGATCGACcgattatacattattttctCTTATACTCCTGGTTTTCATTATCGGGAATAAATTTGCCACCGTGGATAGTTTCAACGGTGTAATATGGAgtgatgataaaaatgattttgtaaGAATCTTCGACGTCCCATCATTCGCGAAACTACACAACGAGATTATCGCGAAAATCAGATCAACGGAGGCCTACAATTTCAACGGTACAACTTTAAAGCTCACCGCATTTCCG ATTAAGAATCTTATAACTTTTCGCAACAACAACACTGTAGCCAGTGGCCTGCATGGCGACGTGTGGGAACTTATCGCCGACACTTTAAACTTCAA aattcgGTACACTTTGATAAGTCAGCGCGAATACGGAACTCAAAGTAAGAATGGTTCGTGGGACGGACTGATCGGATACATTTATCGAAACGAAACAGACATAATACCACGAACCGTGGTTTTCCCATCGCGAACAACGGCCTTGCAATTCACCCTGCCGATGTGGATGACGGGGTGCGAATCGATCAAAAATAATCTTGCAAATTGGAGCTTTTCATC GTACAGATTGTACATAAGAACACAACTGCAACATCACAATACGTGGATGATCGAATTGTTCAGACCGAGCCTGTGGATGTCGACAATCGCCCTTTTCTTCGTATTGGTTTTCGCAAGTTTTCTACAGCAGACGTTAACCTCGGGGAAGATAAAGGGGACAAAAAAAGCCGATCATACGGCCTCCTGCACCCTgagagataattttttctacgtaTTTTCTATGTACTGTAACCAAG GCTGGCTACCGTCGCTGTTCGAAAGGCGTGCCAAGATCCTGCTGCTATCGACTCGCCTTTTCTCTTGGCTTCTGATCATCGCGTTCAGCTCTAAACTAATATCGCACGTAACGCAGCGGGAATTTCAGACACCGTTTGAGGATCTGGAATCGCTTTACAGAGATACGAACTACAAAGTGGCCGTAAAACGGAACTCGTTCGTCTATTCGGTTTTCGTG AGATCGAAGATACCGATTTACAAAAAGATAATGAACAGCAACAGGCTTAGTCCAGGAATCGACTTGGAGTCGTACGAGAAAGTCTGCACTGGAAAGTACACCTATTTCGAAGCTCAGGACGAAATGGAGgcgaaaaattcgaaactctGCGACATGACATACGTTGGGAAAAATTACTACAACGGTTGGGTCGCAGGAGGACTCGTTCGCGGATTTAAGCACACAAAAGCGATCAACACGGG GGTACTGAGACTACTCGAAAATGGGGCGATACAACGTCTGAAATCGATATGGCTAGCGCCGAGTTCGAAGCTGGAGTCAAACTCGAGCGTGTCAGAATCTATCGCTCTTCATCACCTCTCCCTCATATTCGCGATGCTGTTGGGGGCAACGATTTTGTCATTCGTTATTCTGCTGATCGAGATCGCAATTTACCGTTATTTTAATCGTCGACAAATAATTATTGCCGGAAAAAGGCCGCCGATCTGA